CACTTGGTGGCCGCTGATGCCGACGACTTTGACCGTTTCAACATCACGGGCTCCGTCTACTGCGACACATGCCGCGTCCAATTCGTTACCCGCCTCAGTAAATTCCTCGAAGGTAATTAAGGACGTTCTCTTATCAAATTCATTTATGGATCGATATAGTACAATCACTAGGAACATTTACTTTTTTATATAGTAGATcccttttttttggtttttagtggTTTGAATTATGAAGAAAGATACATTAGAGTTTTgcttagaaaaagaaaatctaattttttttcttctaattttttttaatattcttcgAACAAATATACTCGTGGTTTcacatttttaatctttaattaaaACAAGTATTATTGTGATTTTGCGTGATTGAAATATATACCAACATGCGTATATGATATGCATCTACTCACTGTTTAGTCAAGGGTTtgcaattttaaattttgtgtcTGTATTTTTCATCTCTTAAATCATtctacatttatttttattttccatttAATTCCTTTAGGTTTACAgattacttataaaaaaatcatttagtacTCGTTAGTCGTTGCAAGAAAATACCAacatattgttttaaataaGCGTTCTCAAACTTCTAGACATGACATGCTGGCTATTCACATGTCTTATTTTAGTTCAATAAGATTATACAAAAcctttaaccaaaaaaaaaagattatacaaAACCTTACTTCGTTGTGTATTCACAGGGGCAAAGGTAAAGCTTGAGTGCAAGAGTCGTGTGAACCAGACAGTGACACTGACCAAAGAAGCTGTGACTGACAAAGACGGAAAATACCAGATGGAAGTTATGGGAGACCACGAAGAGGAACTGTGCGAGATCATCCTCGTCCAATCACCGGACGCAGAGTGTGGCGAAGTGAACAACGAAGAGTTCCTAAGAAACGCAGCAAGGATCAGTCTCACGGCTAACGATGG
This region of Brassica napus cultivar Da-Ae chromosome C5, Da-Ae, whole genome shotgun sequence genomic DNA includes:
- the LOC106400084 gene encoding pollen-specific protein-like At4g18596, giving the protein MAKFFIVFLASALCFTTLLHLVAADADDFDRFNITGSVYCDTCRVQFVTRLSKFLEGAKVKLECKSRVNQTVTLTKEAVTDKDGKYQMEVMGDHEEELCEIILVQSPDAECGEVNNEEFLRNAARISLTANDGIVSNEIRTINPLGFMRKTPLADCPQVFKELGIVPDVIF